Proteins encoded together in one Quercus lobata isolate SW786 chromosome 3, ValleyOak3.0 Primary Assembly, whole genome shotgun sequence window:
- the LOC115981767 gene encoding uncharacterized protein LOC115981767 isoform X3 encodes MMMKETGESSKKMRAVPNDHGFTEIVLSWSLEQIENKDLFKDQVKNIPQSFESVHQYFRSYIYPLLEETHAQLYSSMEIISTAPFAEVISFYESKPYGENLYDVQVDNWSNRCSDRGKEPYKTLPGDILILADAKPEHVSDLKRIGRSWAFVMVTKVPEDDIDDNDDIREDYETSTSFKVKALKDIDVDGGKKSLFVVFLTNTIPNKRMWNALHMHGNLNIINKVLCTSTLNEEDCDLCSAQSDGSWDEKLATSITSELNESQNNAILACLRKMHCNHKLSVELIWGPPGTGKTKAMGTLLFTLLRMGYRTLTCAPTNVAIKEAASRVLKLVKESFETNIGTDALFCSFGDILLFGNKKRLKIGSDMEIIHLDYRVKRLTKCLGPLTGWRHCFTSMIDLLEDCVSQFHIFWDNKLIKEREQNSEEEIEEIESEDETDGGEWKCKSFLDFLRKRFVDTSSPLKNCLLDFCIHLPKKYIPEHNFQNIFSLIDLLKSFETLLFKDDVESEALEELFSHSEVGQDIPFPLYVRRKECLSLLKELQGSFNELDLPSSMNKWSIMDFCFKAASLIFCTASSSYMLHSVEENPLNILVIDEAAQLKECESTIPLQLPGLRHAILFGDERQLPAMITSSISEEVGFGRSLFERLSSLGCTKHLLSIQYRMHPSISVFPNANFYDNQILDAPNIKRKSYEKQYLSGPMFGPYSFISVIDGREEKDDSERSWRNMVEVSIVMKILQKLYKAWVGTSSKQNYRIGVISPYAAQVVAIQERLGRKFDALDGFTVKVRSVDGFQGGEEDLIIISTVRSNTHASIGFTSNLQRTNVALTRARHCLWILGNDRTLVNSESVWETLVLDAKNRQCFFYADEDKDLAKAILDVKKEFEQFDDLLNHDSILFKSARWKVLFSDNFLKSFQKLKSVRTKKSVLNLLLKISSGWRPKKLSVVCESSSQILKQFKVEGLYIVCANDIVKEWSDIAKELRYYQVLKIWDIVPIEDIPKLVKRLDSMFGKYTDDFINRCQEKCLEGDLEIPKSWSISIDIVRIKNLDDHENGSDLSGCTADGRSYVENARVSESLMLMKFYSLSSGVVTHLLSNHDGGELDLPFEVSDQELEIILFPRTTFVLGRSGTGKTTVLTIKLFQKEKLHHMARELLSEEKEVEETAAGMKENVLHQLFVTVSPKLCYAVKQQVSHLKSFSCGGNSSKGSSLIDMDDFDDASQFKDIPDSFVDVPPLSYPLVITFHKFLIMLDGTVGTSYFERFHEARKHSNGPISGSSVSLQSFIRMKEVNYERFSTSYWPRFNTRLTKKLDSSRVFTEIISHIKGGPQATEAGDGKLSREKYVLLSEGRVSRLCRQKREIIYEIFQNYEKMKNENGEFDFSDLVLDLHRRLRVERYKGDEMHFVYVDEVQDLTLSQIALFKYICKNVEEGFVFSGDTAQTIAKGIDFRFQDIRSLFYNRFVLESKSSGQEGRKEKGIISEIFHLSQNFRTHDGVLKLSQSVIELIYHFFPQSTDILPPETSLIYGEAPILLESGNKENAIITIFGNSGNGRGSIVGFGAEQVILVRDDFARKEITNHVGNQALVLTIVECKGLEFQDVLLYNFFGSSSLKNEWRVIYKYMEEQDLLDRTLPISFPSFNEAKHSVLCSELKQLYVAITRTRQRLWISENSEDLCKPMFDYWKKKCLVQVRQLDDSLAQAMQVTSSPEEWKSRGIKLYLERKFEFATMCFERAGDIYWQRRSKAAGLRENADHMRGSNPEKANVMLRQAAEIFETIGKADSAAQCFSDLGEYERAGRLYLEKCGESELQRAGECFCLAGCYELAAEVYAKGKFFSECLKVCAKGKLFNMGFKYIQYWKNNATKDFGEARRGKDIDKIEHEFLESAARHHHELKDSRSMMQVVKAFQSIDLMRTFLKSLDCLGELLLLEEESGNFLEAASIAKLRGEILHEADLLGKAGNVKEASMLLLFYVLYNSLWTPGSKGWPLKQFTQKQELLAKVKSFAKNDSNFYSFVCTEADILSNEQSNLSITKKYLNASQRHNSVGGEIISARKILDAHLQSKSAKYVWHDYFVFDLTKHSEQVISRNQISVETLFYFWNFWKDKILSIFKYLSCLDTQDVNEYRSYGDFCLNYLGVRRQFHNLNAIYVLLNSDADWVREDSRFIHRNGNLVYIDVRHFVATAQSYWCSELLCVGMKVLDNLEDLYNFSLKNSLSLFCQSRSLTYIYEVAKFFSESEYRNHSYCNNKTLQRSVELSTKSFFGYIFPLDWRKSLAVNMFSLRESEFSRNLLEQIIIENISLKGKLTYGQIGRVVVITLGLGNINNGLYKEILKRFDGPFGNPPWKKFIQVLRGNMGPEFAQGTLTDNNCESPRECVLLKLQEALMDTYSANWRAVDYISPGCFLYLIERLLILASYFQGYFITSKSSFAEWFIYQDAVTDPNSTLLAQMRPSHVIFEFIVSVVQQLLYDKNDTMDWIRRSNINVKDYYPLLVLRLVSIICLVHLNSGEFLEFLFELLGRSYITEELPREFYDVLQRRRKHINVNVLAEAFKKIHNPLVIVSLGGKCSRFLCPDAIFVDMTVKQCREDMLKVLFPETVKPSQGQTETFEVEATHSGNEVLSSGTDDQDSRNCNYAPSNFALVADQGDLNNINGSRLLVNYFWEIFEALMSLEHGKDPRSFLLNVQMMKVNVEESIHLVSTVMHERLQNAINNVDENLLEEVDSMVDELKQLSAALDVSEPELGNNMSTIQELCKRLLSRKPNLEPILSKQFLQLGTNLVVETSGSISNEQQCDVEDSDSKAKENSSADVASVSNSKNSRETENKVKGNKSRKNKRGKKGGSKR; translated from the exons atgatGATGAAGGAGACGGGAGAGAGTTCAAAGAAGATGAGAGCAGTTCCTAATGATCATGGCTTCACTGAAATTGTGCTCTCTTGGTCCCttgaacaaattgaaaataaagacCTTTTCAAGGACCAG GTAAAAAACATTCCGCAGTCCTTCGAATCAGTTCACCAGTATTTTCGTTCATATATTTACCCTTTATTGGAAGAAACTCATGCACAACTCTATTCAAGTATGGAGATTATATCAACAGCACCTTTTGCTGAAGTAATTTCATTTTATGAATCTAAGCCATACGGAGAAAATTTGTATGATGTTCAGGTTGATAACTGGAGTAACCGATGCAGTGATCGTGGCAAGGAGCCTTACAAAACGTTGCCTggagatattttaattttagcagATGCTAAACCCGAGCATGTATCTGATTTAAAAAGAATAGGAAGGTCTTGGGCTTTTGTAATGGTCACTAAAGTCCCAGAGGATGatattgatgataatgatgatattCGAGAGGATTATGAAACATCTACTAGCTTTAAAGTCAAGGCATTGAAAGATATTGATGTTGATGGTGGGAAGAAATCATTGTTTGTGGTTTTCTTGACAAATACAATCCCTAACAAGAGAATGTGGAATGCACTGCACATGCATGGAAATCTGAATATCATTAACAAAGTCTTGTGCACTAGTACTTTG AATGAGGAAGACTGTGATCTCTGTTCTGCACAGAGCGATGGCAGCTGGGATGAGAAATTGGCAACAAGTATTACTTCAGAACTGAATGAATCCCAAAACAACGCTATTCTTGCTTGTCTACGTAAGATGCATTGCAACCACAAGTTGTCTGTGGAACTTATATGGGGTCCGCCTGGTACTGGCAAAACAAAAGCCATGGGCACCCTGCTTTTCACCCTTCTAAGAATGGGATATAGGACTCTTACTTGTGCCCCAACAAATGTTGCAATTAAAGAAGCGGCCTCTCGTGTCCTAAAGCTGGTGAAAGAATCCTTCGAAACCAACATTGGAACTGATGCTTTGTTTTGCTCATTTGGAGATATTCTCTTATTCGGGAATAAGAAGCGTCTCAAGATTGGTTCGGACATGGAAATTATACATTTGGATTATCGGGTGAAAAGACTTACAAAGTGCTTGGGGCCTCTGACTGGTTGGAGGCATTGTTTTACTTCAATGATTGATCTTCTTGAAGATTGTGTTTCTCAATTTCACATCTTCTGGGACAATAAACTgatcaaagagagagaacaaaacagtgaagaagaaattgaagagaTAGAAAGTGAGGATGAAACTGATGGTGGCGAGTGGAAGTGCAAGTCATTTCTTGATTTTCTGAGAAAAAGATTTGTTGATACTTCATCACCACTTAAAAATTGTCTTCTAGACTTTTGTATACATTTACCCAAGAAATACATTCCCGAGCACAATTTCCAAAACATTTTTTCTCTTATTGACCTACTTAAGTCTTTTGAAACCTTGTTGTTTAAAGATGATGTGGAATCTGAAGCACTGGAGGAGCTCTTTTCACATTCAGAAGTAGGTCAAGATATACCATTCCCACTGTATGTAAGGAGAAAAGAATGCCTTTCTCTTTTAAAAGAACTTCAGGGTTCATTTAATGAACTTGATCTTCCGAGCTCTATGAACAAATGGTCAATAATGGATTTTTGTTTCAAAGCAGCTTCCTTAATTTTTTGCACTGCTTCAAGTTCTTATATGCTGCACTCGGTGGAAGAGAACCCACTGAACATTCTGGTTATTGATGAAGCTGCACAATTAAAGGAGTGTGAGTCGACCATTCCCCTGCAACTTCCAGGATTAAGGCATGCTATTCTTTTTGGTGATGAGCGCCAGTTACCAGCAATGATTACAAGCAGT ATTTCTGAGGAAGTTGGTTTTGGGAGAAGTTTATTTGAGAGGTTAAGCTCATTGGGTTGCACAAAGCATCTTCTCAGTATACAGTACCGAATGCATCCATCTATAAGTGTTTTCCCAAACGCAAATTTTTATGACAACCAGATTTTAGATGCTccaaatattaaaagaaaaagctatGAAAAACAGTATCTTTCAGGGCCAATGTTTGGCCCCTATTCTTTCATTAGTGTAATAGATGGTAGGGAAGAGAAGGATGATTCTGAGCGTAGTTGGAGAAACATGGTTGAGGTTTCTATTGTGATGAAAATACTACAGAAATTATACAAAG CATGGGTTGGCACTAGCTCCAAACAGAATTACCGCATTGGTGTAATATCTCCTTATGCTGCTCAAGTAGTAGCAATTCAAGAAAGACTTGGACGGAAGTTTGATGCTCTTGATGGGTTTACAGTAAAGGTCAGGTCAGTAGATGGGTTCCAGGGTGGGGAAGAGGACCTAATTATAATATCAACAGTAAGATCTAATACTCATGCATCAATTGGGTTCACATCAAATCTACAGAGAACTAATGTTGCTCTTACAAGGGCTag GCACTGTCTATGGATATTGGGAAATGACAGAACACTAGTGAATAGTGAATCTGTTTGGGAAACCTTGGTCCTTGACGCTAAGAATCGTCAATGTTTCTTTTATGCTGATGAGGACAAGGATTTGGCTAAAGCAATATTAGACgtgaagaaagaatttgaacaGTTTGATGATTTGCTTAATCATGATAGCATACTTTTTAAAAGTGCTAGGTGGAAG GTTCTTTTTAGTGATAACTTTCTGAAATCATTTCAAAAACTGAAGTCTGTTCGGACAAAGAAGTCAGTTTTAAACCTTCTACTTAAAATTTCCAGTGGTTGGAGACCCAAAAAGTTGAGTGTAGTTTGTGAAAGTTCTTCACAGATCTTAAAGCAGTTTAAGGTTGAAGGTCTTTATATTGTTTGTGCAAATGACATTGTAAAGGAATGGAGTGACATTGCAAAGGAATTGAGGTACTATCAAGTTTTGAAGATTTGGGATATAGTACCTATAGAGGATATTCCAAAATTAGTGAAACGTCTTGATAGTATGTTCGGAAAATATACAGATGACTTTATTAACCGTTGCCAAGAGAAATGTCTTGAGGG GGATTTGGAAATTCCAAAGAGTTGGTCAATCTCTATTGATATTGTCCGGATTAAGAATCTTGATGACCATGAAAATGGGAGTGATCTAAGTGGTTGTACTGCTGATGGCAGAAGTTACGTTGAGAATGCCAGAGTGAGTGAGAGTCTTATGCTAATGAAATTCTACTCCTTATCATCAGGCGTAGTGACCCACTTGCTTTCTAACCATGATGGTGGTGAATTGGATCTACCATTTGAAGTATCTGACCAAGAGCTAGAGATAATCCTTTTTCCTAGAACTACATTTGTACTGGGGCGGTCAGGTACTGGGAAAACTACTGTTTTGACTATCAAGTtatttcagaaagaaaaactacaCCATATGGCAAGGGAGTTATTGTCTGAGGAAAAGGAGGTTGAGGAGACCGCTGCTGGGATGAAGGAAAATGTATTGCACCAACTTTTTGTGACAGTGAGTCCTAAACTGTGTTATGCTGTAAAACAACAAGTTTCTCATTTGAAAAG CTTTTCCTGTGGTGGCAATTCTTCAAAAGGAAGTAGTTTAATTGATATGGATGATTTTGATGATGCCTCTCAATTCAAGGATATCCCAGATTCTTTTGTTGATGTTCCTCCCCTGTCATATCCTCTTGTCATAACATTTCACAAATTTCTGATAATGCTTGATGGAACTGTGGGTACTTCATACTTTGAAAGATTCCATGAAGCGAGGAAACATTCTAATGGTCCAATAAGTGGTAGTTCAGTTTCCTTACAGAGCTTTATAAGGATGAAAGAAGTTAATTATGAAAGGTTTAGTACATCATACTGGCCCCGTTTCAATACCCGGCTAACTAAGAAGCTCGACTCTTCTAGAGTTTTCACTGAGATTATTTCCCATATAAAAGGTGGCCCGCAAGCTACGGAGGCAGGTGATGGTAAACTCAGTCGTGAGAAATATGTTCTACTATCAGAGGGTAGGGTTTCCCGTCTATGTAGACAGAAGAGAGAGATAATATATGAGATCtttcaaaattatgaaaaaatgaagaatgaaAATGGTGAGTTTGATTTTTCTGATCTTGTACTTGATCTTCATCGTCGATTAAGAGTTGAAAGATACAAGGGCGATGAAATGCATTTTGTATATGTGGATGAGGTGCAGGATCTTACATTAAGCCAAATTGCtttattcaaatatatttgtaaaaatgttgaaGAGGGTTTTGTTTTCTCTGGTGATACTGCTCAGACGATTGCGAAGGGAATTGACTTTAGATTCCAAGATATAAGATCTCTGTTCTACAATAGGTTTGTGCTGGAATCAAAAAGCAGTGGacaagaaggaagaaaagagaaaggaataaTCTCAGAGATCTTCCATTTGAGCCAGAACTTCCGTACTCATGATGGAGTTCTTAAGCTATCACAGAGTGTGATTGAActtatttatcatttctttCCTCAATCTACTGATATTTTGCCGCCTGAGACTAGTCTTATATATGGTGAAGCTCCTATTCTGCTTGAATCAGGGAACAAAGAAAATGCTATCATAACTATTTTTGGCAATAGTGGAAATGGTAGAGGAAGTATTGTTGGCTTCGGTGCAGAGCAAGTAATATTGGTACGAGATGATTTTGCTCGGAAGGAAATTACTAATCACGTTGGGAACCAAGCTCTTGTTCTAACTATTGTGGAGTGCAAGGGCCTTGAATTTCAG GATGTATTGTTGTACAACTTTTTTGGCTCATCATCTCTAAAAAATGAATGGAgggtgatatataaatatatggaaGAGCAAGATTTGCTCGACCGAACTTTACCCATCTCCTTCCCAAGTTTCAATGAGGCCAAACACAGTGTGTTGTGCTCCGAACTGAAGCAACTTTATGTGGCTATCACTCGTACCAGGCAGAGGTTGTGGATTTCTGAGAATTCAGAGGACCTCTGCAAACCAATGTTTGACTATTGGAAGAAAAAGTGTCTTGTTCAAGTCAGACAACTGGATGATTCACTTGCTCAGGCAATGCAGGTTACTAGCAGTCCAGAGGAGTGGAAGTCCCGGGGCATTAAG TTGTATTTAGAGCGTAAGTTTGAATTTGCAACCATGTGCTTTGAAAGAGCTGGTGATATTTATTGGCAAAGAAGGTCCAAGGCTGCTGGCCTTAGAGAAAATGCTGACCATATGCGCGGTTCAAATCCTGAAAAGGCAAATGTTATGCTTAGGCAAGCTGCTGAAATATTTGAAACTATAGGCAAAGCTGATTCTGCTGCACAATGTTTTTCTGATTTGGGGGAGTATGAAAGAGCAG GAAGGCTTTATTTAGAAAAGTGTGGGGAGTCTGAACTTCAAAGAGCTGGGGAATGCTTTTGTCTAGCAGGATGCTATGAACTGGCAGCTGAGGTGTATGCTAAAGGCAAATTTTTCTCAGAATGTTTGAAAGTTTGCGCCAAAGGAAAATTATTCAACATGGGTTTCAAGTACATTCAGTATTGGAAAAATAATGCAACTAAGGATTTTGGTGAGGCTAGAAGAGGAAAAGACATAGACAAGATTGAACATGAGTTTCTAGAGAGTGCTGCTCGTCATCATCATGAGCTTAAAGATAGCAGATCCATGATGCAGGTTGTCAAAGCTTTTCAATCCATAGATTTGATGCGCACATTTTTGAAATCTTTGGATTGCCTTGGTGAGCTTCTGTTGTTGGAAGAAGAATCAGGAAACTTCTTAGAGGCTGCCAGCATTGCAAAGCTGAGAGGGGAGATTCTACATGAAGCTGATCTTCTAGGGAAGGCAGGGAATGTCAAAGAAGCGTCCATGCTATTGCTTTTCTATGTGCTGTACAATTCACTTTGGACACCTGGAAGCAAGGGCTGGCCACTGAAGCAGTTTACACAGAAGCAGGAGCTTTTGGCAAAAGTCAAGTCATTTGCTAAGAATGACTCaaacttttattcttttgtttgtaCAGAGGCTGACATTTTATCAAATGAGCAGAGTAACTTGTCCATAACAAAAAAGTATTTGAATGCTTCTCAGAGACATAATAGTGTTGGAGGTGAAATAATTTCTGCTCGAAAAATTCTAGATGCTCATCTTCAGTCAAAGTCTGCAAAGTATGTGTGGcatgattattttgtttttgatctgaCAAAGCATTCGGAACAGGTGATCTCTAGAAATCAGATTTCTGTAGAAACACTGTTTtacttttggaatttttggaaAGATAAGATTCTGAGCATTTTCAAGTATCTCAGTTGTCTTGACACTCAAGATGTTAATGAATATAGAAGTTATGGAGATTTTTGTTTGAATTACTTGGGGGTGCGGAGGCAGTTTCATAATCTTAATGCAATCTATGTATTGCTCAACTCTGACGCGGATTGGGTCAGAGAGGACAGTAGATTCATTCATCGAAATGGAAATTTGGTTTATATTGATGTGAGACATTTTGTTGCAACTGCTCAAAGTTACTGGTGTTCAGAATTACTTTGTGTTGGTATGAAGGTTTTGGACAATCTTGAAGACCTTTACAATTTCTCATTGAAGAATTCCCTCTCGCTGTTCTGCCAAAGCAGATCTCTTACGTATATCTATGAGGTTGCAAAGTTTTTTTCAGAATCTGAATATCGAAACCATAGTTACTGCAACAATAAGACATTGCAGAGATCTGTTGAACTTTCTACCAAGTCTTTTTTTGGCTATATATTTCCCCTAGATTGGCGGAAATCATTGGCAGTGAACATGTTTTCTCTAAGAGAATCTGAGTTTTCAAGAAATTTACTAGAACAGATCATAATTGAAAACATCAGCTTGAAGGGTAAGTTGACATACGGGCAAATTGGAAGAGTTGTAGTGATAACTCTTGGATTGGGTAACATAAACAATGGTTTATATAAGGAGATTTTGAAAAGGTTTGATGGGCCTTTTGGAAATCCACCATGGAAGAAATTCATTCAGGTTCTCCGTGGGAATATGGGACCAGAATTTGCTCAAGGTACTTTAACTGACAATAACTGTGAATCTCCAAGAGAGTGTGTTCTGCTGAAGCTACAAGAAGCTTTGATGGATACTTACAGTGCAAATTGGAGAGCAGTCGACTATATTTCACCTGGTTGTTTCTTGTATCTTATTGAGCGCCTCCTAATCTTGGCATCTTACTTCCAGGGATACTTTATCACTTCAAAGTCTTCTTTTGCTGAATGGTTTATCTATCAAGATGCAGTTACCGACCCAAATTCCACTTTATTGGCTCAAATGAGACCATCCCATGTTATCTTTGAGTTTATTGTCAGTGTTGTTCAGCAGCTTCTTTATGATAAGAATGATACAATGGATTGGATTAGAAGGTCTAATATAAATGTGAAGGACTACTATCCACTGCTGGTATTGAGATTGGTTTCTATAATATGTTTAGTTCATCTGAATTCTGGGGaatttttggaatttctttttgaattgctTGGTAGGAGCTATATTACTGAGGAACTTCCAAGGGAATTTTATGATGTCCTTCAGAGAAGACGGAAACATATAAATGTGAATGTGCTAGCTGAAGCATTTAAAAAGATTCACAATCCTCTTGTAATTGTGAGTTTGGGAGGAAAATGTTCAAGGTTTCTATGTCCAGATGCCATTTTTGTGGACATGACGGTAAAACAGTGCAGGGAGGACATGTTAAAAGTCTTGTTTCCAGAGACTGTGAAACCATCGCAAGGTCAAACTGAGACATTTGAAGTGGAAGCAACTCACTCTGGCAATGAAGTGCTTTCTTCAGGCACTGATGATCAAGACAGTCGTAATTGTAACTATGCACCTTCAAACTTTGCTTTGGTGGCAGATCAGGGGGACTTGAACAATATAAATGGAAGCAGGCTGCTAGTGAATTACTTTTGGGAAATATTTGAAGCTTTGATGTCGTTGGAGCATGGTAAAGATCCAAGGAGCTTTTTGTTAAATGTCCAAATGATGAAG GTGAACGTGGAGGAAAGTATTCACCTTGTTAGTACTGTTATGCACGAACGCCTTCAGAATGCTATCAACAATGTTGATGAAAACCTATTGGAGGAAGTAGACAGCATGGTTGATGAACTGAAGCAACTTTCTGCTGCACTGGATGTGAG TGAACCGGAACTTGGAAACAATATGTCAACAATTCAAGAACTTTGCAAGAGATTACTGTCAAGAAAGCCAAATCTGGAACCTATCTTAAGTAAGCAATTCTTGCAACTGGGCACAAACCTTGTGGTTGAGACTTCTGGCAGTATATCAAATGAGCAGCAGTGTGATGTAGAGGACAGTGATAGCAAAGCTAAGGAAAATAGCAGTGCTGATGTTGCATCGGTCTCTAACAGTAAAAACAGCCgagaaacagaaaataaggtGAAGGGTAACAAGTCCAGGAAAAATAAGAGGGGTAAAAAAGGAGGCAGTAAGAGATAA